A stretch of the Perca flavescens isolate YP-PL-M2 chromosome 10, PFLA_1.0, whole genome shotgun sequence genome encodes the following:
- the tent5d gene encoding mucin-5AC isoform X2, protein MSETKSSQRFHSLNTEQVEVLHQVLSEVVPIHGRGNFPTLELRPRDIIIAVRARLQKLGITVRDVRLNGSTASHVLVRDNGTSYKDLDIIFGVELPSQEEFQVIKESVLGCLLDCLPAGVNRERISSATMKEAYVQKMVKVFTEHDRWSLISLSNNSGKNLELKFVSVLRRQFEFSVDSFQIILDRLLESYMQQESPHKNNTVDLMDQPAAHQNKDSPSLLQQATAPETEKTSDRDSSCKEGSHISQTQQRDEVHEKESQTELSQHTEHSNQTKDSTVEKHNKEKTPVELKEVSGHRDPFNETDSSDQTTPNLLSEKKQTSEKAEPPAQVELRHEPELSDMSKCLTEVEQSEQTKTCDGQQPAHSNHKELSAHNEQSNHTNPPDERNELTEQTGQSELPKSSNRTQTESSNLAEERHSEDFSECFSEDQRSDEKDKTQHATAPDSSTNETEISEMTEEILASEAKNVEDTQSIDCSCSTSSISLTLYNTEPAGTHDTPEIHSTLHTDKSDKTPNTIDAVSPPDTQDNLPAPASLVSDKKTSSSPSCKASERLSHMVVLKHSSPKPPRRMCRKVTPNPYSSPVSESELVIEPCLVPNPCPSPEPEPESEPEPEVAFDPEPTAPSSEPTSFSTETNPGPEPTPSSNLASNLDLTLAPDPAPDIIFTSAVDPMSALPQEPPPPQLITERSCETSIQSVKETPSTHDEQSQPSPSETACAPKQSEPLDSVDTLVSHTDTSRSNTPDPVHTSEVELSDEDEIREPQTKKMDLSQPNGCQQETTLSSPSSSQCVTPPVCCLTPPVLSLSPPCFTPSPPSLSPPPCLTPPSHCLASLPLNTVSPATSFSSPPLSLSPTSSCLSSPPYLTPPMLSPSPPPLCLSPPSLCLSPPLLCLTPPVESEDLVPQVSSDMEPLIANTDSEEQIKESSPQPGIPPLQLEDIKEKDYISSLPRVAEPVSFPITIPSSSSHVLPLSQCEGPGESGPPKADEAPSPVPERKEAPKVPAVVPEQSSAPQTSCSVPAVEVLAESMYGDFEAAMDHLRYRLIATRNPEEIRGGGLLKYSNLLVRDYRPASETQIKTLERYMCSRFFIDFPDVQEQQRKILSYLKNHFIGEERSKYQYLMTLRRVVDDSTVCLMGHERRQTLNMITVLALKVLGEQNIIPNTDHVTCFYQPAPYMADHSAPYLAEPSYCSYYIPQGGSTLLYQPYPLHLHTQTGLV, encoded by the exons ATGTCTGAAACTAAATCCAGTCAGCGGTTCCACAGCCTCAACACTGAGCAGGTGGAGGTTCTCCATCAGGTTTTGTCAGAGGTGGTTCCAATCCACGGACGCGGGAACTTCCCCACGTTGGAGTTGCGTCCCCGAGACATCATCATAGCTGTGCGGGCCCGGCTGCAGAAGCTGGGAATCACAGTCAGAGATGTTCGCCTGAACGGCTCCACGGCCAGCCACGTCCTCGTCCGAGACAACGGAACCAGCTACAAGGACCTGGACATTATCTTTGGAGTGGAGTTGCCCAGTCAGGAGGAGTTCCAG GTGATCAAGGAGTCAGTGCTGGGCTGCTTGCTGGACTGCCTACCAGCTGGGGTCAACAGGGAGCGGATCAGCAGCGCCACAATGAAGGAGGCCTACGTCCAGAAAATGGTTAAGGTCTTCACTGAGCACGACCGCTGGAGCCTCATCTCGCTCTCAAACAACAGTGGCAAAAACCTGGAGCTCAAATTTGTGAGCGTGCTGAGGCGGCAGTTTGAGTTCAGCGTTGATTCCTTCCAGATCATCCTGGATCGTCTCCTGGAGTCCTACATGCAGCAGGAGTCTCCCCATAAGAACAATACCGTTGATCTAATGGACCAGCCTGCAGCCCATCAGAATAAAGACTCTCCCTCTTTGCTCCAACAGGCCACTGCTCCGGAAACAGAGAAGACCTCTGATAGAGACTCATCCTGCAAAGAGGGGTCACATATCAGTCAGACACAACAGAGAGATGAGGTGCATGAAAAGGAGTCCCAGACAGAACTCTCACAACACACTGAACATTCAAACCAGACAAAAGACTCCACAGttgaaaaacacaacaaagagAAAACACCCGTGGAGCTGAAAGAAGTGTCAGGACACAGAGATCCCTTCAATGAGACAGACTCCTCGGACCAGACCACTCCAAACCTTTTGTCAGAAAAGAAACAAACTTCTGAGAAAGCTGAACCACCAGCTCAGGTTGAACTCAGACACGAGCCAGAGCTCTCTGACATGTCCAAATGTTTGACAGAGGTAGAACAGTCAGAGCAAACCAAGACATGTGATGGCCAACAACCAGCACATTCAAATCACAAGGAACTCTCTGCCCACAATGAACAATCCAACCACACAAACCCCCCTGATGAACGGAATGAACTTACAGAGCAAACGGGACAGTCCGAGCTGCCGAAGAGCTCAAACAGAACCCAGACAGAGTCTTCAAACCTGGCAGAAGAACGTCACAGCGAAGACTTCTCTGAGTGTTTCAGTGAGGATCAGAGAAGCGATgagaaagacaaaacacaacatgCAACGGCTCCAGACTCCAGCACAAACGAGACAGAAATAAGTGAAATGACAGAAGAGATTTTAGCATCAGAAGCTAAAAACGTAGAAGACACACAGAGTATTGATTGCTCCTGCTCCACATCTTCCATATCCCTCACACTTTACAACACAGAGCCTGCTGGCACACATGATACACCGGAGATCCACAGCACACTACACACAGATAAATCAGATAAAACACCTAACACAATTGATGCCGTCAGCCCTCCAGATACTCAGGATAATTTACCTGCACCAGCCAGCCTTGTTTCTGACAAAAAGacctcctcttctccctcttgTAAGGCCTCAGAGAGACTTTCTCACATGGTGGTGCTTAAACACTCTTCTCCCAAACCCCCTCGCAGGATGTGTAGGAAGGTAACCCCCAATCCGTACTCCAGTCCAGTCTCTGAAAGCGAACTTGTCATAGAGCCCTGTCTGGTTCCAAACCCCTGCCCTAgccctgaacctgaacctgaatctgaacctgaacctgaggTAGCCTTTGATCCAGAGCCAACAGCTCCCAGTTCAGAACCAACCAGTTTTTCTACTGAAACAAACCCTGGGCCTGAACCAACCCCTTCCAGTAACCTAGCTTCCAACCTAGACCTTACCTTAGCCCCTGATCCAGCCCCTGATATAATCTTCACCTCTGCTGTGGATCCCATGTCTGCTTTACCTCAAGAGCCCCCACCGCCTCAGCTAATCACAGAGAGATCATGTGAGACAAGTATTCAGAGCGTGAAAGAGACCCCATCTACACATGATGAACAAAGCCAGCCCTCCCCTAGTGAAACCGCCTGTGCACCCAAACAATCAGAGCCTCTTGACTCAGTGGACACGTTAGTTTCACACACTGATACATCCCGCTCAAACACCCCAGATCCTGTACATACCTCAGAAGTTGAGCTCagtgatgaagatgaaatcAGAGAGCCACAAACCAAAAAAATGGACTTGAGTCAGCCAAATGGCTGCCAACAAGAGACCACACTTAgttctccctcctcttcccaATGTGTCACCCCTCCCGTTTGCTGTCTCACCCCTCCTGTACTCAGTCTTTCCCCTCCCTGCTTCACTCCCTCGCCCCCCAGCCTCAGCCCTCCCCCATGTCTCACCCCTCCCTCTCACTGCCTCGCATCTCTGCCACTGAACACCGTCAGCCCTGCCACAAGCTTCAGCTCTCCACCCCTGAGTTTAAGCCCTACCTCATCCTGCCTCAGCTCACCTCCTTACCTCACCCCTCCAATGCTTAGCCCCAGCCCTCCTCCACTCTGTCTTAGCCCCCCTTCCCTCTGCCTCAGCCCTCCCCTCCTCTGCCTCACTCCACCGGTGGAGTCAGAGGACCTTGTACCTCAGGTATCTTCAGACATGGAGCCTCTGATAGCGAACACAGACAGCGAGGAACAGATTAAAGAGTCCTCTCCCCAGCCAGGAATTCCTCCCCTACAGTTGGAGGATATAAAGGAAAAAGATTATATCTCATCGTTGCCTCGGGTTGCAGAGCCTGTCTCTTTTCCAATCACTATCCCGAGCTCCAGCTCACATGTGCTGCCTCTCTCTCAGTGTGAAGGCCCAGGGGAATCGGGCCCTCCAAAAGCCGACGAGGCACCGAGCCCTGTGCCGGAGAGAAAAGAGGCCCCTAAGGTACCCGCAGTCGTGCCTGAACAGAGCAGTGCTCCTCAGACATCTTGCTCGGTCCCTGCTGTCGAGGTCCTGGCAGAGAGCATGTATGGTGACTTTGAGGCGGCCATGGACCACCTGCGCTACCGCCTAATCGCTACCAGGAACCCTGAGGAGATCCGAGGTGGCGGCTTGCTAAAATATAGCAACCTGTTGGTCAGAGACTACCGACCGGCCAGCGAGACTCAGATAAAGACACTGGAGCGCTACATGTGCTCGCGCTTTTTTATCGACTTCCCTGACGTGCAGGAGCAACAGAGGAAGATCCTGTCCTACTTGAAGAACCACTTTATCGGCGAGGAGAGAAGCAAGTACCAGTACCTGATGACACTGCGTCGCGTGGTCGACGACAGCACAGTGTGTCTGATGGGCCATGAGAGGCGTCAGACGCTGAACATGATCACAGTGCTGGCACTGAAGGTTCTCGGAGAGCAGAACATTATCCCCAACACAGACCATGTAACGTGCTTCTACCAGCCCGCTCCGTACATGGCTGATCACAGTGCCCCCTATTTAGCAGAACCCAGCTACTGCAGCTACTACATACCCCAAGGGGGATCAACTCTGCTTTACCAACCGTACCCCTTgcacctgcacacacagactGGACTagtctaa
- the tent5d gene encoding mucin-5AC isoform X1 yields the protein MPQQQGSSMSETKSSQRFHSLNTEQVEVLHQVLSEVVPIHGRGNFPTLELRPRDIIIAVRARLQKLGITVRDVRLNGSTASHVLVRDNGTSYKDLDIIFGVELPSQEEFQVIKESVLGCLLDCLPAGVNRERISSATMKEAYVQKMVKVFTEHDRWSLISLSNNSGKNLELKFVSVLRRQFEFSVDSFQIILDRLLESYMQQESPHKNNTVDLMDQPAAHQNKDSPSLLQQATAPETEKTSDRDSSCKEGSHISQTQQRDEVHEKESQTELSQHTEHSNQTKDSTVEKHNKEKTPVELKEVSGHRDPFNETDSSDQTTPNLLSEKKQTSEKAEPPAQVELRHEPELSDMSKCLTEVEQSEQTKTCDGQQPAHSNHKELSAHNEQSNHTNPPDERNELTEQTGQSELPKSSNRTQTESSNLAEERHSEDFSECFSEDQRSDEKDKTQHATAPDSSTNETEISEMTEEILASEAKNVEDTQSIDCSCSTSSISLTLYNTEPAGTHDTPEIHSTLHTDKSDKTPNTIDAVSPPDTQDNLPAPASLVSDKKTSSSPSCKASERLSHMVVLKHSSPKPPRRMCRKVTPNPYSSPVSESELVIEPCLVPNPCPSPEPEPESEPEPEVAFDPEPTAPSSEPTSFSTETNPGPEPTPSSNLASNLDLTLAPDPAPDIIFTSAVDPMSALPQEPPPPQLITERSCETSIQSVKETPSTHDEQSQPSPSETACAPKQSEPLDSVDTLVSHTDTSRSNTPDPVHTSEVELSDEDEIREPQTKKMDLSQPNGCQQETTLSSPSSSQCVTPPVCCLTPPVLSLSPPCFTPSPPSLSPPPCLTPPSHCLASLPLNTVSPATSFSSPPLSLSPTSSCLSSPPYLTPPMLSPSPPPLCLSPPSLCLSPPLLCLTPPVESEDLVPQVSSDMEPLIANTDSEEQIKESSPQPGIPPLQLEDIKEKDYISSLPRVAEPVSFPITIPSSSSHVLPLSQCEGPGESGPPKADEAPSPVPERKEAPKVPAVVPEQSSAPQTSCSVPAVEVLAESMYGDFEAAMDHLRYRLIATRNPEEIRGGGLLKYSNLLVRDYRPASETQIKTLERYMCSRFFIDFPDVQEQQRKILSYLKNHFIGEERSKYQYLMTLRRVVDDSTVCLMGHERRQTLNMITVLALKVLGEQNIIPNTDHVTCFYQPAPYMADHSAPYLAEPSYCSYYIPQGGSTLLYQPYPLHLHTQTGLV from the exons ATGCCACAGCAACAG GGCAGCAGCATGTCTGAAACTAAATCCAGTCAGCGGTTCCACAGCCTCAACACTGAGCAGGTGGAGGTTCTCCATCAGGTTTTGTCAGAGGTGGTTCCAATCCACGGACGCGGGAACTTCCCCACGTTGGAGTTGCGTCCCCGAGACATCATCATAGCTGTGCGGGCCCGGCTGCAGAAGCTGGGAATCACAGTCAGAGATGTTCGCCTGAACGGCTCCACGGCCAGCCACGTCCTCGTCCGAGACAACGGAACCAGCTACAAGGACCTGGACATTATCTTTGGAGTGGAGTTGCCCAGTCAGGAGGAGTTCCAG GTGATCAAGGAGTCAGTGCTGGGCTGCTTGCTGGACTGCCTACCAGCTGGGGTCAACAGGGAGCGGATCAGCAGCGCCACAATGAAGGAGGCCTACGTCCAGAAAATGGTTAAGGTCTTCACTGAGCACGACCGCTGGAGCCTCATCTCGCTCTCAAACAACAGTGGCAAAAACCTGGAGCTCAAATTTGTGAGCGTGCTGAGGCGGCAGTTTGAGTTCAGCGTTGATTCCTTCCAGATCATCCTGGATCGTCTCCTGGAGTCCTACATGCAGCAGGAGTCTCCCCATAAGAACAATACCGTTGATCTAATGGACCAGCCTGCAGCCCATCAGAATAAAGACTCTCCCTCTTTGCTCCAACAGGCCACTGCTCCGGAAACAGAGAAGACCTCTGATAGAGACTCATCCTGCAAAGAGGGGTCACATATCAGTCAGACACAACAGAGAGATGAGGTGCATGAAAAGGAGTCCCAGACAGAACTCTCACAACACACTGAACATTCAAACCAGACAAAAGACTCCACAGttgaaaaacacaacaaagagAAAACACCCGTGGAGCTGAAAGAAGTGTCAGGACACAGAGATCCCTTCAATGAGACAGACTCCTCGGACCAGACCACTCCAAACCTTTTGTCAGAAAAGAAACAAACTTCTGAGAAAGCTGAACCACCAGCTCAGGTTGAACTCAGACACGAGCCAGAGCTCTCTGACATGTCCAAATGTTTGACAGAGGTAGAACAGTCAGAGCAAACCAAGACATGTGATGGCCAACAACCAGCACATTCAAATCACAAGGAACTCTCTGCCCACAATGAACAATCCAACCACACAAACCCCCCTGATGAACGGAATGAACTTACAGAGCAAACGGGACAGTCCGAGCTGCCGAAGAGCTCAAACAGAACCCAGACAGAGTCTTCAAACCTGGCAGAAGAACGTCACAGCGAAGACTTCTCTGAGTGTTTCAGTGAGGATCAGAGAAGCGATgagaaagacaaaacacaacatgCAACGGCTCCAGACTCCAGCACAAACGAGACAGAAATAAGTGAAATGACAGAAGAGATTTTAGCATCAGAAGCTAAAAACGTAGAAGACACACAGAGTATTGATTGCTCCTGCTCCACATCTTCCATATCCCTCACACTTTACAACACAGAGCCTGCTGGCACACATGATACACCGGAGATCCACAGCACACTACACACAGATAAATCAGATAAAACACCTAACACAATTGATGCCGTCAGCCCTCCAGATACTCAGGATAATTTACCTGCACCAGCCAGCCTTGTTTCTGACAAAAAGacctcctcttctccctcttgTAAGGCCTCAGAGAGACTTTCTCACATGGTGGTGCTTAAACACTCTTCTCCCAAACCCCCTCGCAGGATGTGTAGGAAGGTAACCCCCAATCCGTACTCCAGTCCAGTCTCTGAAAGCGAACTTGTCATAGAGCCCTGTCTGGTTCCAAACCCCTGCCCTAgccctgaacctgaacctgaatctgaacctgaacctgaggTAGCCTTTGATCCAGAGCCAACAGCTCCCAGTTCAGAACCAACCAGTTTTTCTACTGAAACAAACCCTGGGCCTGAACCAACCCCTTCCAGTAACCTAGCTTCCAACCTAGACCTTACCTTAGCCCCTGATCCAGCCCCTGATATAATCTTCACCTCTGCTGTGGATCCCATGTCTGCTTTACCTCAAGAGCCCCCACCGCCTCAGCTAATCACAGAGAGATCATGTGAGACAAGTATTCAGAGCGTGAAAGAGACCCCATCTACACATGATGAACAAAGCCAGCCCTCCCCTAGTGAAACCGCCTGTGCACCCAAACAATCAGAGCCTCTTGACTCAGTGGACACGTTAGTTTCACACACTGATACATCCCGCTCAAACACCCCAGATCCTGTACATACCTCAGAAGTTGAGCTCagtgatgaagatgaaatcAGAGAGCCACAAACCAAAAAAATGGACTTGAGTCAGCCAAATGGCTGCCAACAAGAGACCACACTTAgttctccctcctcttcccaATGTGTCACCCCTCCCGTTTGCTGTCTCACCCCTCCTGTACTCAGTCTTTCCCCTCCCTGCTTCACTCCCTCGCCCCCCAGCCTCAGCCCTCCCCCATGTCTCACCCCTCCCTCTCACTGCCTCGCATCTCTGCCACTGAACACCGTCAGCCCTGCCACAAGCTTCAGCTCTCCACCCCTGAGTTTAAGCCCTACCTCATCCTGCCTCAGCTCACCTCCTTACCTCACCCCTCCAATGCTTAGCCCCAGCCCTCCTCCACTCTGTCTTAGCCCCCCTTCCCTCTGCCTCAGCCCTCCCCTCCTCTGCCTCACTCCACCGGTGGAGTCAGAGGACCTTGTACCTCAGGTATCTTCAGACATGGAGCCTCTGATAGCGAACACAGACAGCGAGGAACAGATTAAAGAGTCCTCTCCCCAGCCAGGAATTCCTCCCCTACAGTTGGAGGATATAAAGGAAAAAGATTATATCTCATCGTTGCCTCGGGTTGCAGAGCCTGTCTCTTTTCCAATCACTATCCCGAGCTCCAGCTCACATGTGCTGCCTCTCTCTCAGTGTGAAGGCCCAGGGGAATCGGGCCCTCCAAAAGCCGACGAGGCACCGAGCCCTGTGCCGGAGAGAAAAGAGGCCCCTAAGGTACCCGCAGTCGTGCCTGAACAGAGCAGTGCTCCTCAGACATCTTGCTCGGTCCCTGCTGTCGAGGTCCTGGCAGAGAGCATGTATGGTGACTTTGAGGCGGCCATGGACCACCTGCGCTACCGCCTAATCGCTACCAGGAACCCTGAGGAGATCCGAGGTGGCGGCTTGCTAAAATATAGCAACCTGTTGGTCAGAGACTACCGACCGGCCAGCGAGACTCAGATAAAGACACTGGAGCGCTACATGTGCTCGCGCTTTTTTATCGACTTCCCTGACGTGCAGGAGCAACAGAGGAAGATCCTGTCCTACTTGAAGAACCACTTTATCGGCGAGGAGAGAAGCAAGTACCAGTACCTGATGACACTGCGTCGCGTGGTCGACGACAGCACAGTGTGTCTGATGGGCCATGAGAGGCGTCAGACGCTGAACATGATCACAGTGCTGGCACTGAAGGTTCTCGGAGAGCAGAACATTATCCCCAACACAGACCATGTAACGTGCTTCTACCAGCCCGCTCCGTACATGGCTGATCACAGTGCCCCCTATTTAGCAGAACCCAGCTACTGCAGCTACTACATACCCCAAGGGGGATCAACTCTGCTTTACCAACCGTACCCCTTgcacctgcacacacagactGGACTagtctaa